Part of the Intestinibacillus sp. Marseille-P6563 genome is shown below.
GAAAAACCTGCCTCAGGATGGCCGCATCAATGTGACCGTGCAGCAGGAAAATCTGGATTTGCGTGTTTCCACGCTGCCCACCATCCATGGTGAAAAAATCGTTATCCGTCTGCTGCGCAAGGATGCCAAACTGGTCACCGTCGATGGCATCGGTCTGCACGGTGACAATAAGCGAAAATTTCTGGAGCTGCTCGACAGTAGCACAGAAGGCGTCCTGCTGGTGGTCGGTCCCACCGGTTCGGGCAAAACTTCGACGCTGTATACCATGATTGATCATAAAAAGAGCGAAGAGGTCAATCTCATTTCCCTCGAAGACCCGGTGGAATACCACATCGATGGGGCCTGCCAGGTGCAGATCAACGACCGGACCGACCTGACCTTTGCCAATGCCCTGCGGGCGGTGCTGCGCCAGGACCCGGATATTATTGCGGTGGGCGAAATCCGCGACGGCGAAACAGCCGAAATCGCGATGCGTTCGGCTTTGACCGGCCATCTGGTTCTTACCACCATTCACACCAACGATGCACTTTCGTCCATCGACCGTCTGATGGACATCGGCGTCGAGCCGTACCTGATCGCCGGCGCGGTGCGGGGCATCATTTCCCAACGTCTGGTGCGGTGCATCTGTCCCAACTGCCGCAAGGCCTATACGCCGACCGAAGAGGAAGTGGCCCTGCTTGGGCTGCCCGCTGGTTCCAACCATCGATTCTATCGGGGCGAGGGCTGTTCAGACTGCTTCCAGACCGGATATCGCGGCCGAACGGCGGTGTTTGAAATTTTGACCATGACCCCGGCGATTCGCCGGGCCATTCACCGGCAGAACCGAAAAGAATTGCATGAAGCTGTCCAGCAGTCCACCTTCCATCCCATTTTGGAAAACTGTGCGCAGCTGGTATGTGACGGGGTAACGACTTTGGATGAAGTGCTCCGCATTTTAGGGAGGAACGTGGAATGAACATCACCGATTGTATTGAAAAAGCCAAGGCGGACCGAGCGTCCGACCTGCATCTGGTTTGCGGCCTGCCGCCCAAATATCGCGTAGACGGAGAAATCCGTGATCTGGATGATGTACCTCTGACCGAGGAGCAATGCGACACCTTTGCCCGCGGACTGGCCGGAGAGCAATTTTCTGATCTGGAAATCGTGGGAGAACTCGATTTGGCGCTCACGCTTTGCGGCGTGCGCTGCCGCCTCAATCTGTTCCGGCAGCAGGGCGTTTATTCTGCGGCCATCCGTCTACTCAACGACCATATCCCCGAACTGGAAGACCTGGGACTGCCCGCAGTCGTGCAGGAATTTGCCGGTTACAGTCAAGGTCTGGTGCTCGTCACCGGGGAAACCGGTTCGGGCAAATCCACCACGCTGGCCGCGCTGCTCAACCGCATCAATCACACCAAGCGGCTGCACATCCTCACCTTGGAGGACCCGGTGGAATACATTTACACCCCCGATCAATGCCTCATCAACCAGCGCGAAATCGGGCGGGATACCTTGAGCTTTTCTGCCGGGCTGCGCGCCGCGCTGCGTGAGGACCCGGATGTCATTCTGGTGGGCGAAATGCGTGACCTGGACACCATCCAGACCGCGCTGACCGCTTCCGAAACCGGACACTTGGTGTTCGGCACCGTGCACACCAATTCCGCGGCCGATTCCATCGACCGTATTGTGGATGTCTTCCCAGCCGAACGGCAGCAGCAAATCCGCTTGCAGCTGTCCATGACGCTCAAGGCGGTCCTGTCGCAGCAACTGCTCCCGCGCGCCAAGCAGGAAGGACGGGTGCTGGCCTGTGAGGTCATGAAAACTGACGACGCCATCCGCAATCTGATTCGGGAAGGCAAAACCCCGCAGATTCAAAACGCCATCCAGACCAGCGGCGCAATTGGTAATATCCTGATGGACCGTGCCCTGCAAGCCCTCTATCGCAGCGGAGCCATTTCGCAGGAGACCCTGAACGAAGCCCTGCGCGGAGCCCCTTCCCTTTCCCCATCGGCTCCTGCCGGTTCTTCGCTTGGCCTGAACCGTTCCCGCGGGTTTGGCCGATAAAGGAGGAAATACACGATGCCAACCTATCGTTATGAGGCGACAGGCAACGGCGGACAGCCGGCCGAAGGGGTCGTAGAAGCGGCCGACCGGTCGCAAGCGGTTGCCCAAATCCGTCAGCGCTATGATGTCGTCCTCCGCTTGGAGGAAATTGCGCCGCCCCGGGTCGACCCTCTGGAAAGATTCCAAAAGCTGAATCTCAAGGTCTTTGCCCTGATGTGCAAGCAATTCTCCATCATTCTCAAGGCAGGCCTGCCTTTGGTGCAGACGGTCGATTTGGTGTCCTCTCAGCTGTCGGATAAAATGCTCAAGAAAATCCTGACACAGGTATCCGAAGACATTGCCAACGGCTGGAGCCTGTCTTACAGCTTTTCGCAGCGCGGCGAAGGGCGGTTGCCCGCCGCCTTCATTGAGACCATCCGGGCTGGTGAGGAATCGGGTGACTTGGTCCGTTCCTTTGAGCGTATGAGCACCTATTATGACCGCATGACCAAGACCCGTGCCAAAGCAACCAGCGCGCTGGTTTACCCCGCATTTCTTACCGCAGTGGCGGTGGTGGTCATCATCGTGATTATGACCTATGCGGTGCCGACCTTTGCCGCGACGTTCCTGTCTATGAATATGGAGTTGCCGCTCCCCACCCGCATGGTGATTGCGTTGTCCAACTTTTTTAGCCGGTATATCTGGGTGATGCTGGGCATTGCAGCCGCATTGCTGTTTTTGCTGCGGCTGTACAGCCGCACGGCGGGTGGACGCATCCGCATGTCCAAGGGGCGTCTGGCGCTGCCCATCCTCGGAAAAATTGCCGTGATGACCTCGGCCAGCCAATTTGCACATACCATGTCCGCGATGCTGTCCGCCGGAATGCCCATCTTAAAAGCTCTGGACACCGCTTCGCGTTCGGTCAGCAATGCCCATTTATCCGAACAGATTCGCAGCGTCATTCCGGGCGTGGAAAGCGGTCAGCCGTTGGGCGAGTGTATGCGCACCTGTCACGATTTGCCGCCCATGCTGGTGCAGATGACCGCCATGGGCGAAGCGACTGGTTCGCTGGAATCCACCTTGCAGATCCAGGCGGAATATTATGACAACGAAGTGGATACGCTGACCGCCCGTGCGCTGTCGCTGCTTGAACCCATCATTATCTGCGTGATGGCGATCTTTGTGGTGATGATTTTGTTATCCATCTATATGCCCATGTTCAGTATGTATGGCGCCATCTAGCTGCGTGTTTCAGGAGCGGCCACCCCTGCTTCCTGAATGCCATAGAACAAAAAATACCATCAGGTACATGCAATAAAAGGAGGAAATGTTATGAATCTGAAACAAAAGCTATCCAAAAAAATGAAAAAGACCGGCGGCTTTACGCTGATCGAAATGCTGATTGTGGTCGCAATCATCGCGATTTTGGTGGTCGTTTCGATCCCCATGGTAAGCTCCAGTCTTGACAAGGCCAAGAAGGCTACCGATGATGCAAACTTCCGTGCTGCGAAAGCTGCAGCCATGATTCAGTTTATGACAAGCGAAAAAACCACAGAAACAACTTATTCGTATAATAGTGACGGTACCGCTGTAGAAGGTACCCAAACTGCTGGTGACCCGGGCTATGACTATGGCCAGAGTGAGGCCAATAAGAAAGGGTATGTTCAGGTTGTTATAACTAAGGACGGCATCGTTGATAAGGATAAGACAAAATGGGTTAAAGCATAAATTCCCTGCCGTTTTCCACCGAAGAGGGGGATGGCCTCTTCGGTGGAAAACCCCTAAACGACTTTGGGACAGTACCGGAACTTCCGGCGCCGTCCCAAGGCCGTTTGCAACGCCTCAAAAGGAGTATGCCGCACATGGACACAGACCCGATTCTACAACTGTATCTTGCCGTATGGCTGGCCGTCCTCGGCGCCGCCCTGGGCAGCTTCCTGAACTGTGCTGCCGACCGCGGCGGCCTGCCGACCGGACGGTCGCGCTGCGACCACTGCGGGCATGTGCTTACTGCGCGCGACCTCGTGCCCGTGGTGAGTTATCTGCGGTGTCGCGGCCGCTGCCGCTACTGTAAAGAGCGCATCTCAGCCCGGTGTCTGGTTTTCGAACTGGCCGGAGCGGTCTTATTTGCCGCACTGGGGCTGCACTTTGGCTTGCAATTGGAACTGGTGATGCAGCTCATTTTTGGCAGCCTTCTTCTGCTGCTCAGCCTGATCGACTGGCGCACCCATACCCTGCCGGATCAGCTGCTGCTGGCGGCAGCGCTCAACCGGCTGTTGTTTGTCTTTTTGCTGCGGCAGCCGCTGGGCGCGACGCTGGCGCACATGGCGCTGGGCGCGTTCAGTGTTTCGCTGCCGCTGCTGGTGCTGTCACTGGTGATGGACCATCTGCTGCAAAAAGATACCCTGGGCGGCGGAGACATCAAACTGCTGTTTGTGCTGGGCCTATACCTGAACTGGCTGGAAATGATATTGCTGCTGTTTGTTGGCTGCGTGCTGGCTCTGGTCTGGGCTTTGGGACCAGGCAAAAAACGCCCGCATGCAGCGATTG
Proteins encoded:
- a CDS encoding GspE/PulE family protein; its protein translation is MKYTRLGDLLVGNGTITQQQLTEALAIQKKNGKRLGDVLRDNHIITENQVIEALMTQLGLEFIDLNACSISSDMAQLLPKSIAKKHHVVPVRATRTELYLGMSDPLNFAAIEEVSAATRRQVIPLISTEAGLERALQNLYSNQGTMKAIEDMRRDLDTSQYGAAVHIGDELQLAADEGDETAAPTIRLVNSIIQRAYTENASDIHLEPLGSKLSIRMRIDGALRNIITVPRELQRSVISRIKIMAQMDIAQKNLPQDGRINVTVQQENLDLRVSTLPTIHGEKIVIRLLRKDAKLVTVDGIGLHGDNKRKFLELLDSSTEGVLLVVGPTGSGKTSTLYTMIDHKKSEEVNLISLEDPVEYHIDGACQVQINDRTDLTFANALRAVLRQDPDIIAVGEIRDGETAEIAMRSALTGHLVLTTIHTNDALSSIDRLMDIGVEPYLIAGAVRGIISQRLVRCICPNCRKAYTPTEEEVALLGLPAGSNHRFYRGEGCSDCFQTGYRGRTAVFEILTMTPAIRRAIHRQNRKELHEAVQQSTFHPILENCAQLVCDGVTTLDEVLRILGRNVE
- a CDS encoding type IV pilus twitching motility protein PilT, yielding MNITDCIEKAKADRASDLHLVCGLPPKYRVDGEIRDLDDVPLTEEQCDTFARGLAGEQFSDLEIVGELDLALTLCGVRCRLNLFRQQGVYSAAIRLLNDHIPELEDLGLPAVVQEFAGYSQGLVLVTGETGSGKSTTLAALLNRINHTKRLHILTLEDPVEYIYTPDQCLINQREIGRDTLSFSAGLRAALREDPDVILVGEMRDLDTIQTALTASETGHLVFGTVHTNSAADSIDRIVDVFPAERQQQIRLQLSMTLKAVLSQQLLPRAKQEGRVLACEVMKTDDAIRNLIREGKTPQIQNAIQTSGAIGNILMDRALQALYRSGAISQETLNEALRGAPSLSPSAPAGSSLGLNRSRGFGR
- a CDS encoding type II secretion system F family protein gives rise to the protein MPTYRYEATGNGGQPAEGVVEAADRSQAVAQIRQRYDVVLRLEEIAPPRVDPLERFQKLNLKVFALMCKQFSIILKAGLPLVQTVDLVSSQLSDKMLKKILTQVSEDIANGWSLSYSFSQRGEGRLPAAFIETIRAGEESGDLVRSFERMSTYYDRMTKTRAKATSALVYPAFLTAVAVVVIIVIMTYAVPTFAATFLSMNMELPLPTRMVIALSNFFSRYIWVMLGIAAALLFLLRLYSRTAGGRIRMSKGRLALPILGKIAVMTSASQFAHTMSAMLSAGMPILKALDTASRSVSNAHLSEQIRSVIPGVESGQPLGECMRTCHDLPPMLVQMTAMGEATGSLESTLQIQAEYYDNEVDTLTARALSLLEPIIICVMAIFVVMILLSIYMPMFSMYGAI
- a CDS encoding type II secretion system protein, coding for MNLKQKLSKKMKKTGGFTLIEMLIVVAIIAILVVVSIPMVSSSLDKAKKATDDANFRAAKAAAMIQFMTSEKTTETTYSYNSDGTAVEGTQTAGDPGYDYGQSEANKKGYVQVVITKDGIVDKDKTKWVKA
- a CDS encoding prepilin peptidase, producing the protein MDTDPILQLYLAVWLAVLGAALGSFLNCAADRGGLPTGRSRCDHCGHVLTARDLVPVVSYLRCRGRCRYCKERISARCLVFELAGAVLFAALGLHFGLQLELVMQLIFGSLLLLLSLIDWRTHTLPDQLLLAAALNRLLFVFLLRQPLGATLAHMALGAFSVSLPLLVLSLVMDHLLQKDTLGGGDIKLLFVLGLYLNWLEMILLLFVGCVLALVWALGPGKKRPHAAIALGPFLSAAWLLVTLFGTPWVQWYLALLG